A genomic window from Aricia agestis chromosome 8, ilAriAges1.1, whole genome shotgun sequence includes:
- the LOC121729477 gene encoding uncharacterized protein LOC121729477 — protein sequence MSHIKREFQLLREELGARITSLEKRVSALEDEQQRGLPSSDLESVVEKLKNDINEKDQELLSNDVEIGNLPEVDKENPIHSVLLVAAKIGMKLDERDIVSAERIGARRINATDPSSTSGQPPARPRRLVVRLTRRDLRDQLLACARVRRGATTADLGMPGAPTRFYINERLTKINRQLFHQARETGNRLGWKYVWTKRGRILARQKPGESVSIIRNEEDIRRVFGSL from the coding sequence ATGAGCCATATTAAACGGGAATTTCAACTACTCCGCGAAGAGCTGGGGGCACGTATTACCAGTCTCGAAAAAAGGGTATCGGCTCTGGAGGACGAGCAGCAGCGTGGACTCCCTTCCTCGGACCTGGAGAGCGTTGtggaaaaactgaaaaatgacATCAACGAAAAAGACCAGGAGTTGCTGTCCAATGACGTGGAGATCGGAAACCTGCCAGAGGTAGACAAGGAGAATCCCATCCATTCGGTGCTGCTGGTGGCCGCGAAAATCGGCATGAAGCTGGACGAGCGCGACATTGTGAGCGCGGAGCGCATCGGCGCCCGCCGCATCAACGCCACTGATCCGTCATCAACTTCAGGCCAGCCCCCCGCCCGCCCGCGCCGACTCGTCGTGCGGCTGACTCGGCGCGACCTGCGGGACCAGCTACTGGCCTGCGCGAGGGTCCGGCGCGGCGCCACCACCGCTGACCTCGGCATGCCCGGAGCGCCGACCCGTTTTTATATTAACGAACGCCTGACAAAAATAAACAGGCAATTGTTTCATCAAGCGCGCGAAACAGGTAACCGTCTTGGATGGAAATATGTCTGGACAAAGCGCGGTCGCATACTTGCTAGACAAAAACCAGGCGAATCAGTTTCCATCATACGAAACGAGGAGGACATACGTCGAGTCTTCGGGAGCCTGTAG